The DNA sequence tttctgaTGATAATATGACCACATCAATAGTAGAAGAATGTGAGAATGATCATAGTactttattatcattacttGGATTTGGTGAATACAAAAAAGTGCATTCactgtattattttttatatatacaagatAACGAAAGATGGATTTCTGGCATGAACAATACAGGAAATATATGTCATCTAGAAAATATTGATCATGTATGGAATAAAACTGTTAGAGAAAGTACcaatagaataaaattatttcaccTAATTACTGCAAATAGTGTTAGAAGTAATGATGCTGACTATatcagaataaaaaaaaaaaaaaagaaaaaaagatctttttaatgaaaattttcttcTAGAAAGTAGTATACAAATTGAGTGGGTTTTATGTACCAGTCAGCTAATATGCGCTTTAGGTATGATAGACATTGGTGGATGCTTTATTATGAAACTCAAATTATCCTTTGACAATTTTCTCTTATCCGTATTTGCCATTTTAtctatatgttttaaaaaattagaggTTTATAAACCGTCTTCTTGTTATGTAGGAAATGTAGTTTTCCTAGTAGCTACCTATTTTAACGGAATTACCTCCATATTCTTGTCCAGCTTGAAAAACTGGGTTCAGTCCGCTCAGAGGGATATTGCACCGCTACTGGGATGTGGAAGCAGCGGTGTTGATGGTGGCATCCGGTTGGccaagaaaaagaaattttccAATCACAGTCTAATACCAAGAAAGTGGATAAAGCATAGCTTTTTTGAGGAGTACAAGAAATGCATCAAACATTTCGTTGATTATTtagtttttcatttaaaaaaatgcattaacGTTTCTAACACTAActtgatgaaaaaaaatattgagaatacgaaaaatacatacatatctCAATTTTTCCAAGTGCATAAAATTGGTGCTCTTCGAGAAAGAGAGAAATTGCTGAACAGGTCAGGTGAAAACATGATATATTGCGATGAAAGCAAATTGATGCATGATCAGGCAAGCAAGCAGACTAGAAGTTATGCTAATCCTCATACGAACAATCATTCAAGCAATGGAAGTATCAAATATACTAATGAGGGGGGCATAGTACAAAGTAGTGCATTAGACGACGTGCTGTTAGACAAACCAAACGGGATGAGGGACGAACTGGAAagctttaatttttttagaaacaagaatttatacaaaattaaaaatagtttattacttttaattcCGAATCGTATGAGGGTAAAGGAATCGCTCTTCTATGAAAATACATATGGTGGAAATGTACTATGTAAGAAGTACACTGTGAATGACAATGTAAGGaagtataaaaaacaaataagtggtttgctaaaaaaaattgaatatagAACAGTAGAGGAAAAGGTGGAAAAGAAAGGTTTATTCGAGTTAGACAATGATATAATAGCAAAAagactttttttcttaacgGATAAGAATTCTTTTTCCGAGCAACAACAAAAATTTGAAGACCTGTTAAAGaagcaaatatatttttccaaaaaaaattggTTTAAATGTTACATGCATAATGATATAACAAATTTTCATAatcctttttatttagataaaacattatttataaatattcttaaatgtagatattatatatactataaaaattgtGATATGCATATAAGCAGTTTAAGACAAATATTAAAGCAGTATGAGCCATTCAACACgacttatataaattacgAGTTATATACTAGTGTTATTGATTGCTTGTtcgttttaaaaaattgtgcTTCTTTGGACATATTCGAAGATTCCAActttttgcaaaattttcTAGTTATTAGTAGAGAATCAAACGtgtttgattttttttcaaaatttgaaGGTAGAGGGATTCATGTTTTATTACGAGATCCTGACCTAGGTGAGTAGGCCTGCGATGGCAGAGGAGGGATGTACTTGTGTATTTTGCGCGTTTGTGTACTTGTGTATTTTGCGCGTTTGTGTACTTGCGTATTTTGCGCGTTTGTGTACTTGCGTATTTTGCGCGTTTGTGTACTTGCGTATTTTGCGCGTTTGTGTACTTGCGTATTTTGCGCGTTTATGTACTTGTGTATTTTTGTTCCCGCGTGTAAATGTTTTGTTATCGTAATAGTATTTTCCTGACTTGTGCAGGTGAAAAGGAGAAAGTGGCAAATTTGGAAATACTATTATCATTTGTTCGTTCACGTCTCCACCCAGTAGTAATTCATATATGCATTTCTTTCCATGCTCAGGTGCTGAAGTAGATGAGGAAGGTGAAGGTCCATCCGTAAACGTGGAAGACATGTTCAGAAGGAGGTTGCCATATAAAATGTTCAGCGAATTGTTAATAAACAagttgaagaaaaaaaatgtgtgcGCACTAGTATATATCGATTTGAATACAATATTACCaaattatgtacatgtaGTTGAGAAggagataaaaataaaaaattatttggtTGCTAGTGTAATTATAgcatttaattatttaaagaaaggTGGAAATATGATATTGCGTTTAAGCAGTGTACTTACTTTTTTTACAGCGGGGATAATATATCTATTGTTTTGTTCTTTTGAAAAagtgcaattttttttaccgcCATCATgtgatgatatatatttagatttatatatatattgtcaTAATTTCAGtgagtattatatatatcgcCATTACATCCAGTACATGTGGGACGCAATCACATGCAATCAATACCTCGACGAACAGTTGTGTAGTAATAGGGGTTCCAGGTGCGATAGGGATCCCACACAAAGCATGGAAAGCAGTGGAACGAATGGCGGTGGAAGCGTCCGTAGAAGCGCAGATATAAACGATGATAGGAACTGCAATGGTATGAGTAACGGTAATACTAACAGCATTAGTAACGACAACATTGACAGTGGTAAGAGTACACAAGCAGACagcacaaaaaaaaggaaaaaggacgTTTACTTTTGCGTTCCCTTGTACTTCCTCATGAACAAACAGTTTGTGGTTCTTCTAAAAGAGTtcaactatttttattttaaaaatcatATTAATGTTTGtctaaattttatgaaagatttgaaatatttttaccatAATAAGTCTTTAATAAAATGCATGTTAGCACATTTCTTTACCGCCTATGTGTTACCTGATGTGTCTTTTACTAATGCTTACAAATCATTAACAGTTAATCATAACATTTTTGATGAAAAGAAGGAAGACTACACTGACAATGAAGAGGAAAAGGATGAAAGTGATGAAGAAGACGATATGGGAAAAGTGgaacaaattaatataagCAAAGAACAAGTAGAAGAAACATACTGGGgaagagtaaaaaaaaaaagaagctcGAATATAGAGGAAAatgatacaaataaaaataatggtaACGAACAGATGGTTGGAAATAAAGGAAATGGTAATCtaaactttttatttgatttaaaaaaacaggAAGAGATGGAAGCAAAAAAGAAGTTTGACAGTTCCTCTAGTGAATCCAATTAttcaataatatatgaatataagaGTGTTCCTAGCGAAGTATCTGTGTCCGAGACGGCTTGGGAAAGCCCCTAGATGAAGCGGGAAGGGAGAAGCAAAGGAAAAGGATATTTGAAGCCATAAGCATAACTAAGAGAACAAAAGCGAGTTGATCCTTCCGCCACTTAGTGTTCCACTTCCTCATCCTTTTCATCTACTACATAGTTAAAATTACCAGTTTGCTATcattacatatacacacatatatatgtgtgtgtgtaacTCTCATAGCGTTTTGTAAAGTAAGGGATgatttttgccttttttttttttttttttttgtttttttacatttagcTGCATTTCGTCTGGCCCTATTTCATATGACCATATTTCGTTTGGCCGCATTACTTCATTTGTACTAAAACGTAAAATGTTCGTgatattcatttttgttttccgCAAAATTTAACTAATAActgcatttttatatttacaattttttagttaaaaaaaaaaatgctaatGTTAgagattatataaaataaaaaaaaaaaaataaaataaggtaATATGATGAAAGAACAGCAGCATACTCCTTTTACCGCTTCAAGAGAAGGCATTTTTAAGGGCATTATATCTCTTGAGAGAAATATCAGTGTTTTTACACACGTGcgcatacatgcatacaggCTTGTATGACTTTGTACGTGCTTGTAAGCTCAAAGTGTTGTCGCAGCGCCAGTTGTACAAATACGGAGGGATTCACTTCTCTCCACTGACTGCTCCTCCAgggtaataaaaatgataattacTCTTTTTTAACGATGCCACTGGTAGTTacactttcttttttctttttttttttttttttttctcatatgTTATTCGATCAACtgatttgaaaaaaaaaaaatataaattatgcttttttttaattttattattcttttatttattatttattttttaattctattattgttttatttattgttttatttatttatttttaattatcacTAGCTTTTAGCTGCAATACACATTTTTGTTCAAT is a window from the Plasmodium malariae genome assembly, chromosome: 2 genome containing:
- the PmUG01_02018100 gene encoding conserved Plasmodium protein, unknown function encodes the protein MNHIFTFETNLNDIFTRDDIEKSERCCDYCIKRKRVCKCETIKRELGSEEGKDIEELMELKMYYDEICEKIVDKYQDVVSRFEYDKDIVKYIKGNNINDEIECEDWLYFYELLKERKIVERCIDTKESKEVISFYSFHIDEEANFLSSLNYYLKTNNYNNIYHNWMGMSINPFNEYGSSCSDGSFSLCKEGKVEEGTNIIFSDDNMTTSIVEECENDHSTLLSLLGFGEYKKVHSLYYFLYIQDNERWISGMNNTGNICHLENIDHVWNKTVRESTNRIKLFHLITANSVRSNDADYIRIKKKDLFNENFLLESSIQIEWVLCTSQLICALGMIDIGGCFIMKLKLSFDNFLLSVFAILSICFKKLEVYKPSSCYVGNVVFLVATYFNGITSIFLSSLKNWVQSAQRDIAPLLGCGSSGVDGGIRLAKKKKFSNHSLIPRKWIKHSFFEEYKKCIKHFVDYLVFHLKKCINVSNTNLMKKNIENTKNTYISQFFQVHKIGALREREKLLNRSGENMIYCDESKLMHDQASKQTRSYANPHTNNHSSNGSIKYTNEGGIVQSSALDDVLLDKPNGMRDELESFNFFRNKNLYKIKNSLLLLIPNRMRVKESLFYENTYGGNVLCKKYTVNDNVRKYKKQISGLLKKIEYRTVEEKVEKKGLFELDNDIIAKRLFFLTDKNSFSEQQQKFEDLLKKQIYFSKKNWFKCYMHNDITNFHNPFYLDKTLFINILKCRYYIYYKNCDMHISSLRQILKQYEPFNTTYINYELYTSVIDCLFVLKNCASLDIFEDSNFLQNFLVISRESNVFDFFSKFEGRGIHVLLRDPDLGAEVDEEGEGPSVNVEDMFRRRLPYKMFSELLINKLKKKNVCALVYIDLNTILPNYVHVVEKEIKIKNYLVASVIIAFNYLKKGGNMILRLSSVLTFFTAGIIYLLFCSFEKVQFFLPPSCDDIYLDLYIYCHNFSEYYIYRHYIQYMWDAITCNQYLDEQLCSNRGSRCDRDPTQSMESSGTNGGGSVRRSADINDDRNCNGMSNGNTNSISNDNIDSGKSTQADSTKKRKKDVYFCVPLYFLMNKQFVVLLKEFNYFYFKNHINVCLNFMKDLKYFYHNKSLIKCMLAHFFTAYVLPDVSFTNAYKSLTVNHNIFDEKKEDYTDNEEEKDESDEEDDMGKVEQINISKEQVEETYWGRVKKKRSSNIEENDTNKNNGNEQMVGNKGNGNLNFLFDLKKQEEMEAKKKFDSSSSESNYSIIYEYKSVPSEVSVSETAWESP